The Peribacillus sp. FSL P2-0133 genome has a segment encoding these proteins:
- a CDS encoding lactonase family protein — translation MAKHDQQTIIGYIGTYTKGNSKGIYRFTLDTAEGKLSTPVLAAELTDPTYIAISQDKKNLYAILKEAGSGGVSAYSINEESGELTFLGKQLTPNGSSCHISVDSKKQVLVTSSYGEGVIESYPLLDDATPLPVSSTVQHKGQGPNEERQEKAHTHFAGFTPDERFIAVVDLGIDKVKTYKIDNGVLEEVNSLSVAPGSGPRHLTFHPNGKFAYVMAELVPEVIVLSFDSQTGSFSEVQTVRSVPEDFKENNQGSAIHISDDGQFIYAANRGHDSIAVYQINQETGKLAFVELVSTEGHWPRDFSLDPSGKFLIASNEQSGNLTLYSRNEHDGKLTLLQKDVQVPFPVCVKFL, via the coding sequence ATGGCAAAACATGATCAACAAACCATAATTGGATACATAGGCACTTACACAAAAGGAAACAGCAAAGGTATTTACCGCTTCACTTTAGATACAGCAGAAGGAAAACTCAGTACACCGGTTCTTGCAGCAGAATTAACCGATCCAACTTATATCGCCATCAGCCAGGACAAGAAGAATCTCTACGCCATTTTAAAAGAAGCGGGCAGCGGTGGAGTTTCAGCCTATTCGATCAATGAAGAATCAGGTGAGCTTACCTTCTTGGGCAAACAACTGACACCAAATGGCTCTTCCTGCCATATAAGTGTCGACAGCAAGAAACAGGTCTTGGTCACTTCCAGTTATGGAGAAGGCGTGATTGAATCATATCCGCTTCTTGACGATGCGACCCCTTTGCCCGTGTCATCCACTGTTCAGCATAAGGGTCAAGGACCGAATGAAGAACGTCAGGAAAAAGCGCACACTCACTTCGCCGGGTTCACACCGGATGAAAGGTTCATTGCTGTAGTCGACCTAGGAATAGATAAAGTAAAAACCTATAAAATAGATAATGGGGTTTTGGAAGAAGTAAACAGCTTATCTGTTGCTCCCGGCAGCGGACCACGGCATTTGACCTTCCACCCAAACGGAAAATTTGCGTATGTTATGGCAGAGCTTGTACCTGAAGTCATTGTTTTGAGCTTCGATAGTCAAACCGGAAGCTTTTCTGAAGTACAAACAGTTCGGTCCGTTCCGGAAGATTTCAAGGAAAATAACCAAGGAAGCGCCATCCATATTTCTGATGACGGGCAATTCATATATGCCGCAAATCGCGGACATGATAGTATTGCCGTTTACCAAATCAATCAAGAAACTGGCAAACTGGCATTCGTTGAACTGGTTTCTACCGAAGGACATTGGCCACGTGATTTTTCATTGGATCCTAGCGGAAAATTCCTAATCGCTTCAAATGAACAATCAGGAAACCTGACACTATATTCCCGGAATGAACATGACGGTAAGTTAACTTTATTGCAAAAAGATGTTCAAGTTCCCTTCCCTGTTTGCGTAAAATTCTTATAA
- a CDS encoding endonuclease, with protein MKYSFEVLEKEREMAMAALVNFNENREYYDENKDQELKLAYYKDGSLDREGLKDLLVATHKNQLNYSPHRHVYPWVDLQENGQLKSLYSGKGMDPVRVIEEDIRILELVSRGIESTNTENILVNCEHVVPQSWFAKKEPMRGDLHHLFACEPTCNSSRSNYPYHDFKDYIPEKSAAGIKAGCGKSEEGKFEPEYGKGIVARATLYFLLRYEGIIDSGSIDLALLMEWHRLFPVSTYEKHRNQAIHEMQGNRNPYIDFPEMAEKWN; from the coding sequence ATGAAGTATAGTTTTGAAGTACTTGAAAAAGAACGGGAAATGGCAATGGCTGCACTTGTGAACTTCAATGAAAACCGCGAATACTATGATGAAAACAAAGATCAGGAACTTAAGCTAGCATACTATAAAGATGGTTCCTTGGACCGGGAAGGATTGAAGGACCTACTTGTGGCAACCCATAAAAACCAGCTGAACTACTCACCACATCGTCATGTTTACCCTTGGGTGGACTTACAGGAAAATGGCCAGTTGAAAAGTCTGTATTCCGGTAAAGGTATGGATCCTGTACGAGTAATAGAGGAAGATATCCGTATACTAGAATTGGTGTCAAGAGGCATAGAGTCAACAAATACGGAGAACATTCTCGTTAATTGTGAACATGTCGTACCTCAATCATGGTTCGCTAAAAAAGAACCGATGAGGGGGGATTTGCATCATCTATTCGCCTGTGAACCAACTTGTAACAGTAGCCGGAGTAACTATCCATACCATGATTTTAAGGATTATATCCCTGAGAAATCGGCTGCCGGTATAAAAGCGGGTTGCGGGAAATCAGAGGAGGGTAAATTCGAGCCTGAATACGGAAAAGGCATCGTGGCGAGGGCTACTTTATACTTTTTACTCAGATATGAGGGCATCATCGATAGCGGTAGTATTGACCTGGCGCTGCTTATGGAATGGCATCGGCTTTTTCCGGTCAGCACTTATGAAAAACATAGAAACCAGGCTATACATGAAATGCAGGGTAATCGTAACCCATATATAGATTTTCCCGAAATGGCGGAGAAATGGAATTAA
- a CDS encoding cold-shock protein — protein MEQGKVKWFNAEKGFGFIERENGDDVFVHFSAIQSEGFKSLDEGQEVTFEVEQGQRGPQATNVQKA, from the coding sequence ATGGAACAAGGTAAAGTAAAATGGTTTAACGCAGAAAAAGGATTTGGCTTCATCGAACGCGAAAACGGAGACGATGTATTCGTACATTTCTCAGCTATCCAAAGCGAAGGATTCAAATCATTAGACGAAGGTCAAGAAGTTACTTTTGAAGTTGAGCAAGGTCAACGTGGACCCCAAGCTACTAACGTTCAAAAAGCGTAA
- a CDS encoding ABC transporter ATP-binding protein translates to MENLLEVNNLQITFHTYAGKVQAVRGVNFDVKKGEAVAIVGESGCGKSVTAKSIMRLLETPPAEYGKGSINFGGKDLLKMSEKEMQKIRGNEISMIFQDPMTSLNPTTKIGSQIMEGILKHNKNMSRNDAYERALETLKLVGIPQPEKRMQQYPHEFSGGMRQRAMIAMALACEPKLLIADEPTTALDVTIQAQILELMKDIQRRMDTSIILITHDLGVVAETCERVVVMYAGKVVETGTVESIFSNPQHPYTRGLLKTVPRLDMEKTAPLVPIIGSPPDLLDPPKGCPFYPRCESAMKVCKDHDPELEVVEEGQTAACWLHHPMAKAAQVQAPTNV, encoded by the coding sequence ATGGAGAACCTATTAGAAGTCAACAATTTACAAATCACCTTCCATACTTATGCAGGAAAAGTGCAAGCGGTTCGCGGTGTGAATTTTGACGTGAAAAAAGGGGAAGCCGTTGCGATTGTTGGGGAGTCCGGATGCGGCAAAAGTGTTACAGCGAAATCTATCATGAGATTATTGGAAACACCCCCAGCAGAGTATGGAAAAGGGTCGATAAACTTTGGCGGTAAAGACCTTCTTAAAATGAGTGAAAAGGAAATGCAGAAGATTCGCGGAAATGAAATCAGCATGATTTTCCAGGATCCGATGACTTCGCTCAATCCAACGACAAAAATCGGCAGCCAGATCATGGAAGGCATTTTAAAGCATAATAAAAACATGTCCCGAAATGATGCATACGAACGGGCGTTGGAAACACTGAAACTGGTAGGTATTCCACAGCCAGAAAAAAGGATGCAGCAATATCCGCATGAGTTTTCAGGTGGTATGCGCCAAAGGGCAATGATAGCGATGGCCCTTGCTTGTGAACCGAAATTACTGATTGCCGATGAACCTACAACTGCATTGGATGTAACGATACAAGCGCAAATTTTGGAACTGATGAAAGATATCCAACGAAGAATGGATACTTCCATCATTTTAATCACTCATGATTTAGGTGTGGTTGCGGAAACTTGTGAACGGGTAGTCGTCATGTATGCAGGCAAGGTTGTTGAGACGGGTACGGTAGAGTCTATATTTTCAAACCCGCAGCATCCATATACAAGAGGTCTGCTTAAAACGGTGCCAAGGCTCGATATGGAAAAAACGGCCCCGTTGGTTCCGATTATCGGATCACCACCGGATCTATTGGATCCGCCAAAAGGGTGCCCATTTTATCCAAGATGTGAATCAGCAATGAAAGTGTGCAAAGACCATGATCCGGAGCTTGAAGTAGTGGAAGAAGGTCAGACAGCCGCATGCTGGCTGCACCACCCAATGGCAAAGGCAGCACAGGTACAAGCACCTACTAATGTATAA
- a CDS encoding GNAT family protein, with protein MNVKDIYGQLPTMESKRLVMRKVTMNDAEDMFAYASNSEVSRYVTWEAHRSLCDTKDFIRFILQNYEDKKIAPWGIEHKESGKLIGTIDFVTWQVDHHGAEIGYVLAPEYWGSGLMTEAAQKIIAFGFENMNLVRIQARCFVENLGSERVMQKAGMSFEGIIRKGMFVKGKHQDLKLYSIIK; from the coding sequence ATGAACGTGAAAGACATATATGGACAGCTGCCTACTATGGAATCAAAACGCTTGGTTATGAGGAAAGTCACCATGAATGATGCCGAAGACATGTTCGCTTATGCATCCAACAGTGAAGTTTCCCGTTACGTCACATGGGAAGCTCATCGTTCCCTATGTGATACAAAAGATTTCATCCGATTTATCCTACAAAATTATGAGGATAAGAAAATTGCTCCATGGGGCATAGAACACAAGGAAAGTGGTAAGTTGATTGGTACGATTGATTTTGTTACATGGCAGGTTGATCATCATGGTGCAGAAATCGGGTATGTGCTTGCACCCGAATATTGGGGGAGTGGCTTGATGACGGAGGCAGCTCAAAAGATAATCGCCTTTGGCTTCGAAAATATGAACCTAGTTCGAATACAAGCACGGTGCTTCGTTGAAAATTTGGGTTCAGAGCGAGTCATGCAAAAGGCTGGCATGTCTTTTGAGGGAATCATAAGAAAAGGAATGTTTGTTAAGGGAAAGCATCAAGACCTAAAGCTATATTCCATTATAAAATGA
- a CDS encoding aspartate aminotransferase family protein: protein MQVEKQGQDLKAMDGKYVWHHMKGAESSPEAMVIKNGQGAWITDVDGNRYLDGMSGLWCVNVGYGRTELAEAAYEQLKELPYAPLTNSHIPAIKLAEKLNEWLGGDYVIFFSNSGSEANETAFKIARQYHQQKGEHGRYKFISRYRGYHGNSMGALSATGQAQRKYKYEPLAPGFLHVSPPDSYRNPEDESGEKSAAEIERTITWELSETVAAVIMEPIITGGGILMPPDGYMKRVKEICEKNGVLLISDEVICGFGRTGKKFGFMNYDVKPDIVTMAKGITSAYLPLSATAVKREIYEAYIGSDVYDRFRHVNTFGGNPAACALALKNIEIYENEKLIERSKELGLRFLQEFEEIKSHPYVGDVRGKGLLVGIELVEDKLTKQPIELSKINKVIASCKEKGLIIGKNGDTVAGFNNVLTLAPPLSITEEDFSFIITTVKRTLAEL, encoded by the coding sequence ATGCAGGTTGAAAAACAGGGTCAGGATCTTAAAGCGATGGATGGTAAATATGTATGGCATCATATGAAAGGGGCTGAATCCAGCCCTGAAGCAATGGTGATTAAAAACGGGCAAGGAGCATGGATAACGGATGTTGATGGGAATCGTTACCTGGATGGGATGTCAGGTTTATGGTGTGTCAACGTTGGTTATGGCCGCACGGAACTGGCTGAAGCAGCTTACGAGCAGCTGAAGGAACTTCCTTATGCCCCTTTAACGAATAGCCACATACCGGCCATTAAGCTAGCAGAGAAATTAAATGAATGGCTTGGTGGGGATTATGTGATTTTCTTCTCTAACAGCGGTTCAGAAGCGAATGAGACTGCTTTTAAAATTGCGCGGCAGTATCATCAGCAAAAAGGTGAACATGGACGTTATAAATTCATTTCCCGTTATCGCGGCTATCATGGGAATTCAATGGGCGCCCTGTCAGCTACCGGGCAGGCGCAGCGAAAATATAAATATGAACCACTCGCCCCAGGATTTCTTCATGTATCACCGCCAGATTCTTACCGGAATCCAGAGGATGAAAGCGGTGAAAAAAGTGCAGCGGAAATTGAACGTACCATTACATGGGAGTTGAGCGAAACGGTGGCTGCGGTCATCATGGAACCAATCATCACTGGGGGCGGAATTTTGATGCCGCCTGATGGTTATATGAAACGTGTCAAGGAAATTTGTGAGAAAAATGGTGTCCTTCTCATTTCGGATGAGGTCATTTGCGGGTTTGGTCGTACTGGTAAGAAATTCGGATTTATGAACTATGATGTAAAACCAGACATCGTAACAATGGCTAAAGGAATCACGAGCGCTTATCTGCCATTATCCGCTACAGCAGTCAAACGTGAAATTTATGAAGCGTATATTGGCTCAGACGTTTATGACCGCTTTCGACATGTAAATACATTTGGAGGCAATCCGGCTGCCTGTGCCCTTGCTTTAAAGAATATTGAAATATATGAAAATGAAAAACTTATAGAACGGTCTAAGGAGTTAGGTCTACGCTTTCTGCAAGAGTTTGAAGAAATCAAATCTCATCCCTATGTTGGGGATGTACGTGGGAAAGGTTTATTGGTAGGCATTGAACTAGTGGAAGATAAACTTACAAAACAACCAATCGAACTTTCCAAAATCAATAAAGTGATTGCATCATGCAAAGAAAAGGGGCTGATCATAGGTAAAAATGGTGATACAGTAGCAGGTTTCAATAATGTCCTGACTCTTGCTCCCCCACTTAGTATAACTGAAGAGGATTTTTCATTCATCATAACGACGGTAAAGCGAACGTTAGCTGAACTATGA
- a CDS encoding crotonase/enoyl-CoA hydratase family protein, producing the protein MYSTITSEIVDRVMIVTLNRPEKMNAFNEKMCEEMIHAFNEADENDDVRAVILTGAGDAFCAGMDLEKGAETFMDHTPLVEYRDAGGMLSLRIFEMKKPMIAAINGAAVGIGITMTLPMDIRIASSNAKMGFVFARRGITMEACSGWFLPRLVGMGKASEWIFTGRMISASEAYEGRLVNKIVEPNELMSAAMEIATDIAENTSSVSVTLSRQLMWTMLGANHPVDSHKIESKMIHWTGKQADALEGIEAFLEKRKAEFKMKSSTDMPPFYPWGTDRTYEVEKK; encoded by the coding sequence TTGTATTCCACGATAACTAGTGAAATCGTCGATCGTGTCATGATTGTTACTCTTAATCGTCCTGAGAAAATGAATGCTTTCAATGAAAAGATGTGTGAGGAGATGATTCACGCTTTTAATGAAGCGGACGAAAATGATGACGTACGAGCCGTAATTTTAACTGGCGCTGGGGATGCTTTTTGTGCTGGAATGGATTTGGAAAAAGGTGCAGAAACCTTTATGGATCACACTCCTTTGGTTGAATATCGCGATGCAGGGGGAATGTTGTCATTACGGATTTTTGAAATGAAGAAACCTATGATAGCGGCCATTAATGGAGCGGCAGTCGGGATAGGCATAACAATGACTTTGCCCATGGACATTAGAATTGCTTCATCAAATGCAAAAATGGGTTTTGTATTTGCGAGGCGGGGGATAACGATGGAGGCATGCAGCGGCTGGTTCTTACCTAGGCTTGTCGGAATGGGTAAAGCTTCCGAATGGATTTTTACCGGCAGGATGATTTCAGCCAGTGAAGCATATGAGGGAAGGTTGGTAAATAAGATCGTCGAGCCAAACGAATTGATGTCGGCTGCAATGGAAATTGCAACAGACATTGCGGAAAATACATCTTCCGTCTCTGTGACGCTATCCCGGCAGTTAATGTGGACGATGCTCGGTGCAAACCATCCTGTTGACTCACACAAAATAGAATCAAAAATGATTCATTGGACCGGAAAACAAGCGGATGCACTAGAAGGGATTGAAGCTTTCCTCGAAAAAAGGAAAGCCGAATTCAAAATGAAAAGCAGCACTGATATGCCACCGTTTTATCCATGGGGAACAGACCGAACATATGAAGTGGAAAAGAAATGA
- a CDS encoding CoA pyrophosphatase, translated as MNNEDITKKLTLHIPEILGSGNFSKYAVLVPLIEKEDGVHVLFEERSHKLRRQPGDICFPGGKIDKLDHDEQAAALRETYEELNLRKEDIDNVFPIDYLVSPFGMIVYPYAGFVRNHQRIIPNPAEVETVFTVPLSFFMEKPPEIYHVKYKVEPHDNFPHDLVVGGENYKWQPKQMEEYFYLFNERVIWGMTAKILTHFIEILR; from the coding sequence ATGAATAATGAGGATATAACAAAAAAACTGACATTACATATCCCTGAAATTTTAGGGAGTGGAAATTTTTCTAAGTATGCTGTATTGGTACCGCTTATTGAGAAAGAAGATGGAGTTCATGTTCTTTTCGAAGAGCGTTCACACAAACTGAGAAGGCAGCCGGGGGATATATGTTTTCCGGGCGGGAAAATAGACAAATTGGACCATGATGAACAGGCGGCTGCGCTAAGGGAAACATATGAGGAACTTAATTTGAGAAAAGAAGATATCGATAATGTCTTTCCAATCGATTATTTGGTATCTCCATTTGGGATGATTGTCTATCCATATGCAGGATTTGTTCGTAACCATCAACGGATAATACCTAATCCAGCTGAGGTAGAAACCGTTTTTACGGTCCCGCTATCCTTTTTCATGGAAAAACCGCCAGAGATTTATCATGTCAAATATAAGGTGGAACCGCATGACAACTTCCCCCATGATTTAGTCGTTGGCGGGGAGAATTATAAATGGCAGCCAAAACAGATGGAAGAATATTTTTACTTATTTAATGAACGGGTAATCTGGGGAATGACGGCGAAAATCCTTACCCATTTTATTGAAATTCTTCGTTAG
- a CDS encoding ABC transporter permease: MADKVHLTEDMFQPAEGNFKEAEKIARPTVSYWSDVWRRFKENKLAMTGFVLIILLVLMAIFGPYINGYTYYGQDFEKKNLSPNSEHWFGTDSSGRDLFTRAWYGARISLFIGLMAALIDFLIGVLYGGISAIRGGRTDNIMMRFAEVIYAIPYLLMVILMMVVLKPGILPIIIAMSITGWIPMARLVRGQVLQLKENEYIHAATISGANTSWTLRKHMIPNTMGPILVNLTLTVPTAIFAEATLSFLGLGVPAPQASWGTLTSDALGSILVGNFYQLLIPAILISLTMFAFNVAGDGLQDALDPKLRK; encoded by the coding sequence ATGGCAGATAAAGTGCATTTAACCGAAGATATGTTCCAACCCGCCGAAGGCAACTTTAAGGAAGCTGAAAAAATAGCAAGACCTACAGTTTCATATTGGTCTGACGTCTGGCGTCGATTTAAAGAAAATAAGCTGGCCATGACTGGATTTGTTCTTATAATCCTCTTGGTCTTGATGGCGATTTTTGGTCCGTACATTAACGGATATACTTATTATGGACAAGATTTCGAGAAAAAGAATCTTAGCCCAAATAGCGAGCATTGGTTTGGAACGGATTCATCAGGAAGGGATCTATTTACGCGAGCTTGGTATGGTGCAAGGATATCCTTGTTCATTGGATTGATGGCAGCGCTGATCGACTTTTTAATTGGTGTCCTTTATGGCGGGATTTCTGCCATTCGCGGTGGACGCACGGATAATATCATGATGCGTTTCGCTGAGGTGATCTATGCGATTCCCTACCTATTGATGGTTATCTTAATGATGGTCGTATTAAAACCTGGTATTCTGCCGATCATCATTGCGATGTCGATTACGGGGTGGATTCCGATGGCGCGACTGGTACGGGGCCAGGTTTTACAACTGAAAGAGAATGAATATATCCATGCTGCAACAATCTCTGGAGCCAATACAAGCTGGACTTTAAGAAAACACATGATTCCAAATACAATGGGACCGATCCTTGTCAATTTAACGTTGACTGTACCTACTGCCATTTTTGCCGAAGCTACACTTAGCTTTTTGGGACTGGGAGTTCCGGCACCTCAGGCAAGCTGGGGAACATTGACAAGTGATGCACTGGGAAGCATTCTGGTAGGGAATTTCTATCAGCTGTTAATCCCGGCAATATTGATTTCCTTAACGATGTTCGCGTTCAATGTGGCTGGTGACGGATTGCAGGATGCCCTAGATCCAAAACTACGGAAATAA
- a CDS encoding CoA-acylating methylmalonate-semialdehyde dehydrogenase produces MAVINDVETLKNYIGGKWVDSTTSKHEQVPNPATGEALAIVPLSTKEDVNQAVQVAKKAYKEWKKVAVPKRARFLFRYQQLLIEHWDELAKLVTIENGKSYTEAYGEVQRGIECVEFAAGAPTLMMGSQLPDISPGIESGMYRYPMGVVAGITPFNFPMMVPCWMFPLAIACGNTFILKPSERTPLLANRLVELLTEAGVPDGVVNIVHGAHDVVNGILEHEDIKAVSFVGSQPVAEYVYKTAAANKKRVQALSGAKNHSIVMPDADLDNAVTNITNAAFGSAGERCMAASVVVAVGEVGDSLVERLKAAADNIKIGNGMDKDVFLGPVIRDTHKKRTEQYIEIGEKEGAVLLRDGRNEGDQENGYFVGPTLFDHVKTNMKIWKDEIFAPVLSIVRVNTLEEAIELTNQSEFANGACLYTDSAKAIREFREEIDAGMLGINLGVPAPMAFFPFSGYKSSFYGDLHANGKDGVEFYTRKKMLTARY; encoded by the coding sequence ATGGCAGTAATCAATGATGTAGAAACGTTGAAAAATTATATCGGTGGAAAATGGGTGGATTCCACAACTTCGAAACATGAACAAGTGCCTAATCCGGCAACAGGAGAAGCATTGGCAATCGTTCCCCTTTCAACAAAGGAAGATGTAAACCAAGCGGTGCAGGTTGCTAAAAAGGCTTATAAAGAATGGAAAAAGGTGGCCGTTCCAAAAAGAGCTCGCTTCCTATTCCGTTACCAACAATTATTGATAGAACATTGGGATGAGCTTGCAAAGCTGGTCACTATCGAAAACGGAAAAAGCTATACAGAAGCATATGGTGAGGTTCAGCGTGGGATTGAATGCGTGGAGTTCGCAGCAGGTGCGCCTACCTTGATGATGGGAAGTCAGCTACCTGATATTTCCCCAGGCATTGAATCTGGCATGTACCGGTATCCAATGGGTGTCGTTGCCGGAATTACGCCGTTTAATTTCCCGATGATGGTGCCATGTTGGATGTTCCCGCTGGCAATTGCTTGTGGAAATACGTTTATCTTAAAACCTTCAGAACGGACACCGCTCTTAGCCAACCGTCTTGTGGAATTATTGACAGAAGCCGGAGTTCCGGATGGCGTTGTCAATATTGTCCATGGTGCCCACGATGTCGTGAATGGGATTTTGGAACATGAAGACATTAAAGCGGTATCATTTGTTGGATCCCAGCCTGTCGCAGAGTATGTATATAAAACGGCAGCTGCCAATAAAAAACGTGTCCAGGCTTTATCAGGAGCGAAAAATCATTCAATCGTCATGCCTGATGCGGATTTGGATAATGCGGTAACGAACATAACGAATGCCGCTTTCGGATCTGCAGGCGAGCGCTGCATGGCTGCATCAGTGGTTGTTGCGGTGGGGGAAGTTGGAGATTCGCTTGTTGAGAGATTAAAGGCTGCAGCGGATAATATCAAGATTGGAAATGGAATGGATAAGGACGTTTTCCTGGGACCTGTGATCCGTGATACTCATAAAAAGAGAACAGAACAATATATTGAAATCGGGGAAAAAGAAGGAGCTGTCCTCCTTCGTGATGGCAGGAATGAAGGCGATCAGGAAAATGGCTATTTCGTTGGACCGACATTATTTGATCATGTGAAAACAAATATGAAAATATGGAAGGATGAAATTTTTGCCCCTGTCTTATCCATAGTTCGGGTTAATACCCTGGAAGAGGCAATTGAATTGACCAATCAATCTGAATTTGCCAATGGTGCCTGCCTCTATACGGATAGTGCAAAAGCCATCCGGGAATTTCGCGAAGAAATTGATGCAGGGATGCTTGGTATTAACCTCGGGGTACCCGCACCAATGGCATTCTTTCCATTTTCCGGATATAAAAGTTCATTTTATGGAGACCTTCATGCCAATGGGAAAGACGGCGTTGAATTTTACACTAGAAAGAAAATGTTGACGGCAAGATACTGA
- a CDS encoding oligopeptide/dipeptide ABC transporter ATP-binding protein yields MTDNENSPLVEIKNLKKYFPIGSQSLKAVDGLDLKIYPGETVGLVGESGCGKSTAGRTITRLYEPTDGEVLFQGKNIFDYKPGEMSHIRREIQMIFQDPYASLNPRMKVEELIGEPLAIHGISKGKERRKRVEDLLKLVGLSPEHITRFPHEFSGGQRQRIGIARALALNPKFIVCDEPISALDVSIQAQVVNLLKELQKEMGLTYLFIAHDLSMVKYISDRILVMYLGRMMELSDSDSLTKDPLHPYTQALLSAVPIPDPTIKRERIVLKGDVPSPINPPSGCVFRTRCPKAMEICSSAVPEWKEQKPGHFVACHLYW; encoded by the coding sequence ATGACAGACAACGAAAATTCTCCTCTTGTTGAAATAAAGAATCTGAAGAAGTACTTTCCTATTGGTTCTCAATCGCTGAAGGCGGTAGATGGTTTGGATCTCAAAATCTATCCAGGGGAAACTGTCGGTCTTGTTGGGGAAAGCGGTTGCGGTAAATCGACTGCAGGTCGTACCATCACTCGGCTTTATGAACCGACAGATGGAGAAGTTCTTTTTCAGGGGAAAAATATTTTCGATTACAAACCTGGGGAAATGTCACATATCCGCCGTGAAATACAAATGATTTTCCAAGATCCCTACGCATCATTGAACCCAAGGATGAAGGTGGAGGAATTGATTGGGGAGCCACTTGCCATTCATGGGATATCAAAAGGTAAAGAGCGAAGAAAACGGGTGGAAGACCTGTTAAAGCTGGTTGGTTTAAGTCCGGAACATATCACTCGTTTTCCCCATGAATTCAGTGGTGGACAACGCCAGCGTATTGGAATTGCAAGGGCTTTGGCTTTAAATCCTAAATTCATCGTTTGTGATGAACCAATTTCTGCCTTGGATGTTTCGATACAGGCTCAAGTGGTCAACTTATTAAAAGAGCTTCAAAAAGAAATGGGATTGACTTATTTATTCATCGCTCATGATTTATCAATGGTCAAGTATATTTCAGATCGCATTTTAGTCATGTACCTTGGAAGAATGATGGAACTTTCGGATAGTGATTCTTTAACGAAAGATCCGCTTCACCCATACACACAGGCCTTGCTTTCTGCAGTGCCGATACCAGACCCGACTATTAAACGGGAAAGAATCGTACTTAAAGGCGATGTACCAAGTCCCATCAATCCGCCGAGCGGCTGTGTATTCCGAACTCGCTGCCCTAAAGCGATGGAGATATGCTCAAGTGCTGTACCTGAATGGAAAGAACAAAAACCAGGGCATTTCGTTGCTTGTCATTTATATTGGTAA